AAAATATTTTCCGGTACATGAGGTACAATTTTCCCGTCAAGTAAGGATATTATCTCATCTGCCAGGCGATATGCCTGTGACAGGTCATGAGTTGTAAAGACTACTGTTGTTTTCATTTTTTGATTTATTTCTTTAATAATTCTTTCAATTACATCAATATGTCTCATATCTATATTAGATGTGGGCTCATCAAGAAACAGTATTTCCGGCTCTAAAGCCAGAGCTCGGGCAATAACTACCCTCTGGGCTTCACCACCTGATAATTGATGGGCATTTCTTTTGTCAAAATCAGTGAGGCCCACTATTGATAAAGAATTCATTATTTTTGTTCTATTACTCTCGGTTGCTATCCCTCTTAACTTTAATCCATAAGCAACATTATTAAAAACACTGGTTT
The Atribacterota bacterium DNA segment above includes these coding regions:
- a CDS encoding phosphate ABC transporter ATP-binding protein, producing the protein MNKKVLLKIEKIKKSYQNKTVLDIDSLSFESNKIYAIVGPNGSGKTTLINILNLLDKPDEGIIIFRGKDIRQYSKQDILKIRRRMTLVHQKPFLFQTSVFNNVAYGLKLRGIATESNRTKIMNSLSIVGLTDFDKRNAHQLSGGEAQRVVIARALALEPEILFLDEPTSNIDMRHIDVIERIIKEINQKMKTTVVFTTHDLSQAYRLADEIISLLDGKIVPHVPENI